A genomic segment from Haloarcula limicola encodes:
- a CDS encoding glycerophosphodiester phosphodiesterase, which produces MRLIAHRGFDEQYSANTVAAVEQAVPKADMIELDVRRCASGELVVAHNSLVDIAIDGVTEVDELTASELASLDAHDGEGVQTLSSVLDVIPAATGVNLELKDAATVEQALSRAREAPHDVIVSSFDAEAIRRVQVDGGEGVELAYVLGLTPGDDLAVAEELDCRYVHPNAWLCLCTDIVADAHDAGMLVNAWTVDSRPGAWALERRGVDGVIASSPHVTAWLE; this is translated from the coding sequence ATGCGTCTGATCGCTCACCGAGGATTCGACGAGCAGTACTCCGCTAACACGGTGGCGGCCGTCGAACAGGCGGTTCCGAAGGCGGACATGATCGAACTCGACGTCCGTCGATGCGCCTCGGGGGAGCTCGTGGTCGCGCACAACTCGCTCGTCGACATCGCCATCGACGGCGTGACCGAGGTAGACGAACTCACCGCGTCGGAGCTCGCGTCCCTCGACGCCCACGACGGCGAGGGCGTCCAGACGCTCTCGTCGGTTCTCGACGTCATCCCGGCCGCGACCGGCGTCAACCTCGAGCTCAAGGACGCGGCGACCGTCGAACAGGCGCTTTCGAGAGCACGCGAGGCGCCGCACGACGTCATCGTCTCCTCGTTCGACGCGGAGGCGATCCGGCGAGTCCAGGTCGACGGCGGCGAGGGGGTCGAACTGGCGTACGTGCTGGGGCTCACTCCGGGCGACGACCTCGCGGTCGCCGAGGAACTCGATTGCAGGTACGTCCATCCGAACGCGTGGCTCTGCCTCTGTACCGATATCGTCGCTGACGCGCACGACGCGGGAATGCTGGTCAACGCGTGGACCGTCGATTCACGCCCGGGCGCCTGGGCCCTCGAACGGCGTGGTGTCGACGGCGTCATCGCGAGTTCACCGCACGTCACGGCGTGGCTCGAGTGA
- a CDS encoding LLM class flavin-dependent oxidoreductase, whose amino-acid sequence MELSVVDLSPVPTDGTASEAYANTVEAAKQAERLGYSRFWVAEHHGMADAIAGTTPEVLLGHLAAETDSIRLGSGAVLLNHYSPFKVAEQFGALDALAPGRIDAGLGRANGSPAADRALGTDRRVQNPDADHAEKIEAVVNHLYDAYPDGHPYGDLQISRSGDGAPAPWVLGSSPSSAAIAAELGLPYCFAAFIRPQLAPRSFERYRERFEPSALAGSADDPQGILAVNAVCAATDEEAARHRAVAEASYERMQRGVVGTRPSIEEAIDELGGVPEPTPATLDDGEWPRTISGSPETLASLLEQLADRVGVDEVMIQHIHATHDDALRSHELLADGVGLA is encoded by the coding sequence GTGGAACTCTCCGTCGTCGACCTGTCTCCCGTTCCGACCGATGGGACCGCGAGCGAGGCGTACGCGAACACCGTCGAGGCCGCCAAGCAAGCCGAGCGGCTCGGGTACTCCCGGTTCTGGGTGGCCGAACACCACGGCATGGCGGACGCCATCGCCGGGACGACACCCGAGGTGCTGCTCGGGCATCTCGCCGCCGAGACGGACTCGATCCGACTCGGGTCCGGCGCGGTGCTCCTCAACCATTACAGCCCGTTCAAAGTCGCCGAACAGTTCGGGGCGCTCGACGCGCTCGCTCCGGGCCGCATCGACGCCGGTCTCGGACGGGCGAACGGGTCGCCCGCGGCGGATCGAGCCCTCGGAACGGACCGGCGCGTCCAGAACCCCGACGCGGACCACGCGGAGAAGATCGAAGCCGTCGTCAACCACCTCTACGACGCCTATCCCGACGGACATCCCTACGGCGACTTACAGATATCGCGTTCGGGGGACGGCGCTCCCGCTCCGTGGGTGCTCGGATCGAGTCCGTCCAGCGCGGCGATCGCGGCCGAACTGGGGCTCCCGTACTGTTTCGCGGCGTTCATTCGACCGCAGCTCGCTCCCCGATCGTTCGAGCGGTACCGCGAGCGGTTCGAACCGTCTGCCCTGGCCGGTAGTGCCGACGATCCGCAGGGGATACTGGCGGTGAATGCAGTCTGTGCGGCGACCGACGAGGAGGCGGCACGGCACCGGGCCGTGGCCGAGGCGTCGTACGAGCGCATGCAACGCGGTGTCGTCGGTACGAGGCCGTCGATCGAGGAAGCTATCGACGAACTCGGTGGGGTCCCCGAACCGACGCCTGCGACACTCGACGACGGCGAGTGGCCGCGCACGATTTCCGGGAGCCCGGAGACGCTCGCATCGCTTCTCGAACAGCTCGCGGACCGCGTCGGCGTCGACGAGGTGATGATCCAGCACATCCACGCGACCCACGACGACGCGCTCCGATCCCACGAACTGCTGGCTGACGGTGTCGGACTCGCCTGA
- a CDS encoding CbiX/SirB N-terminal domain-containing protein, whose translation MTTESILLIGRGTEVTRAVLETHADRLAARTRVDAVDVAVYEREPRRELRETVEGLSAETVYAVPMCAAHTYDTVDEIPALLSHASGTVRYCEPVGQSPAITDALAERGAALVSPGEDASLVLVGFGSNSKPYNRQTVDYHAARLRDQSAYGAVLTCYLLQNPAVECVRYNLATPRAVAVPAFVAPSEITDDRIPAALELARGGLEYADPLGEHPRVTDAVHGEIEKQRALARDDSASTASVGARPTRTPRPVSTDGEGLSE comes from the coding sequence ATGACGACCGAATCGATCCTGCTCATCGGCCGGGGGACGGAAGTGACGCGAGCGGTGCTCGAAACGCACGCCGACCGCCTCGCCGCTCGTACCCGCGTCGACGCCGTCGACGTCGCCGTCTACGAGCGCGAACCGCGCCGCGAGCTTCGAGAGACTGTAGAGGGACTCTCCGCCGAGACGGTGTACGCCGTCCCGATGTGTGCCGCCCATACCTACGACACCGTCGACGAGATCCCGGCGCTCCTCTCGCACGCCTCCGGCACCGTCCGATACTGCGAACCGGTCGGGCAGAGCCCGGCGATTACAGACGCGCTCGCGGAGCGCGGGGCGGCGCTGGTGTCGCCGGGCGAGGACGCGTCGCTCGTCCTCGTCGGGTTCGGCAGCAACTCGAAGCCGTACAACCGACAGACGGTCGACTATCACGCGGCGCGGCTGCGCGACCAGTCGGCGTACGGGGCGGTGCTGACCTGTTACCTCCTGCAGAACCCGGCGGTCGAGTGCGTCCGCTACAACCTCGCGACGCCCCGGGCGGTCGCGGTGCCCGCGTTCGTCGCGCCGTCGGAGATAACGGACGACCGGATCCCGGCGGCGCTCGAACTCGCTCGGGGCGGACTGGAGTACGCCGACCCGCTCGGGGAACATCCGCGCGTCACTGACGCCGTTCACGGGGAGATCGAAAAGCAGCGAGCACTGGCGCGTGACGACTCGGCGTCGACGGCCTCCGTCGGCGCTCGACCGACGCGGACGCCGCGGCCCGTCTCGACCGATGGCGAGGGCCTCTCGGAGTAA
- a CDS encoding ring-cleaving dioxygenase: protein MTPPTPTPGIHHVTCIAGDPQRNMDFWVETLGLRLVKRSINQDDPGTYHFFFADAEGTPGTSMTFFPWEDMKQGKVGSGQVSRTAFRVPEGSLDYWEDRFEEYGVDYDERVERFGETVLPFRDPDGLPVELVAVEIGEDDPTVPWTEFVPEDAAIRGFHSVTLWLADPEPTMDLLRTMGLEEVGTEQAQGDTPGDERTRFAADGPVGKYVDVLPTIQGGRQGHGTVHHVAFQTPTDEDQRAMREAVQSAGLRPTQQIDRHWFRSVYFREFGGILFELATRGPGYTSDEPLDDLGGRLVLPGKFEDRREEIEANLTDVTIPTADTVEADD from the coding sequence ATGACGCCTCCGACACCGACACCCGGCATCCACCACGTGACCTGTATCGCGGGCGACCCCCAGCGGAACATGGACTTCTGGGTCGAGACGCTCGGCCTCCGCCTGGTCAAGCGGTCCATCAACCAGGACGACCCCGGCACCTACCACTTCTTCTTCGCCGACGCCGAGGGGACCCCCGGAACGAGCATGACGTTCTTCCCGTGGGAAGACATGAAACAGGGGAAGGTCGGTTCCGGACAGGTCTCCCGGACCGCCTTCCGCGTTCCCGAAGGCAGCCTCGACTACTGGGAGGACCGCTTCGAGGAGTACGGCGTCGACTACGACGAGCGCGTCGAGCGATTCGGCGAGACCGTGCTCCCGTTCCGAGACCCCGACGGCCTCCCGGTCGAACTCGTCGCGGTCGAGATCGGCGAGGACGACCCCACGGTCCCGTGGACGGAGTTCGTCCCCGAAGACGCCGCCATCCGGGGCTTCCACTCGGTGACGCTCTGGCTCGCCGACCCCGAACCCACGATGGACCTCCTCCGGACGATGGGTCTCGAAGAGGTCGGCACCGAACAGGCACAGGGCGACACGCCGGGCGACGAGCGAACTCGCTTCGCCGCCGACGGTCCGGTCGGCAAGTACGTCGACGTGCTCCCGACCATCCAGGGCGGGCGACAGGGTCACGGGACGGTCCACCACGTCGCCTTCCAGACGCCGACCGACGAAGACCAGCGAGCGATGCGCGAGGCCGTCCAGTCCGCCGGGCTCCGCCCGACTCAGCAGATCGACCGCCACTGGTTCCGCTCGGTCTACTTCAGGGAGTTCGGCGGCATCCTGTTCGAACTCGCCACCCGCGGCCCCGGCTACACCAGCGACGAGCCGCTCGACGACCTCGGCGGTCGACTCGTCCTCCCAGGGAAGTTCGAGGATCGACGCGAGGAGATAGAGGCCAACCTGACCGACGTGACGATTCCGACCGCCGATACCGTCGAAGCCGACGACTGA
- a CDS encoding heavy metal translocating P-type ATPase, with product MTASNGSSPEPSGGSHEHDHADDEHGHGDGDRVAETGSDGSAVEAGDDEVAHLSVPEMDCPSCAGKVENSVRKLDGIDAVDPQVTTGTLSVTFDGGETSESDVVERVEKAGYGVEDAETVTVKFTVPEMDCPSCAGKIENALSELDGLSAYETQPTTGKVTATYDAAALGEAEIVSAIEAAGYEVTGTTGEGAESGDSEESAESIWRSSRAVKTWVSGVFVALGLLFEFALSGQNAQVAAVLGSELHVADALFLVAIAVGGQEILRNGYYSARNRNLDIDFLMSTAILGALVASLAFGEGLYFEAATLAFLFSIAELLERYAMDRARNSLTELMDLSPDEATVVRDGEEVTIPVDSVEVGDVVVVKPGEKVPMDGAVVDGESAVNQAPITGESVPVDKSEGDEVYAGTINEEGYLEVEVTAKAEDNTLSRIVEMVEDAQSNKTEREQFVERFSAYYTPVVVAFAALVTVASPFVLATSWSTAVVYGLTLLVLACPCAFVISTPVSVVSGITSAAKNGVLVKGGNHLEAMGAVDVVAFDKTGTLTKGELTVTDVVPLHGNDETDVLRCARGLEQRSEHPIGEAIVAHADGKSAAGRDIDEFESITGKGVKADLDGTPHFAGKPGLFEELGFDLSHVHATTDGGVVTRTAQAICERNNCLDLLEDTVPDLQAEGKTVVLVGTEDELEGVIAVADEVRPEAKRAVARLKDLGVERTVMLTGDNERTARAIAEEVGVDDYRAELLPDQKVEAIEGLVAEHDGVAMVGDGINDAPALATATVGVAMGAAGTDTALETADIALMSDDLSKLPYLYELAGDANGVIRQNVWASLAVKAGLAVAVPFGYVPIWLAVLAGDAGMTLGVTGNAMRLSRLSPEDEQASESERSA from the coding sequence ATGACTGCGTCGAATGGGAGTTCGCCCGAACCGTCCGGTGGCTCCCACGAACACGACCACGCCGACGACGAGCACGGCCACGGGGACGGCGACCGCGTGGCCGAGACGGGGAGCGACGGGTCGGCCGTCGAGGCGGGCGACGACGAGGTCGCCCACCTCTCGGTCCCCGAGATGGACTGCCCGTCGTGTGCGGGCAAGGTCGAGAACAGCGTCCGGAAGCTCGACGGGATCGACGCCGTCGACCCGCAGGTGACGACCGGGACGCTGTCGGTGACCTTCGACGGCGGCGAGACGAGCGAATCTGATGTCGTCGAGCGCGTCGAGAAGGCCGGCTACGGCGTCGAGGACGCCGAGACGGTGACGGTGAAGTTCACCGTCCCCGAGATGGACTGCCCCTCCTGCGCGGGAAAGATAGAGAACGCGCTCTCGGAACTCGACGGCCTTTCGGCGTACGAGACCCAGCCCACGACCGGGAAGGTAACGGCCACTTACGACGCCGCCGCGCTCGGGGAGGCGGAGATCGTCTCGGCCATCGAAGCGGCCGGCTACGAGGTCACCGGGACGACCGGCGAGGGAGCCGAGAGCGGCGATTCCGAGGAGTCGGCGGAGAGCATCTGGCGGAGTTCCCGCGCGGTGAAGACGTGGGTAAGCGGGGTCTTCGTCGCGCTCGGGCTCCTGTTCGAGTTCGCCCTGAGCGGGCAGAACGCGCAGGTCGCCGCGGTCCTCGGTAGCGAGCTCCACGTCGCCGACGCCCTCTTCCTCGTCGCCATCGCCGTCGGCGGTCAGGAGATCCTCCGCAACGGGTACTACTCCGCGCGGAACCGCAACCTCGACATCGACTTCCTGATGTCGACGGCCATCCTCGGCGCGCTCGTCGCGAGCCTCGCCTTCGGCGAGGGCCTGTACTTCGAGGCCGCGACGCTCGCGTTCCTGTTCAGCATCGCCGAGTTGCTGGAGCGGTACGCGATGGACCGAGCGCGCAACTCGCTGACCGAACTGATGGACCTCTCGCCGGACGAGGCGACCGTCGTGCGCGACGGCGAGGAGGTGACGATCCCCGTCGATTCGGTCGAGGTCGGCGACGTCGTGGTCGTCAAACCCGGCGAGAAGGTTCCGATGGACGGCGCGGTCGTCGACGGCGAGAGCGCGGTCAATCAGGCCCCGATCACCGGCGAGAGCGTCCCCGTCGACAAGAGCGAGGGCGACGAGGTGTACGCCGGGACCATCAACGAGGAGGGATACCTCGAGGTGGAGGTCACCGCGAAAGCCGAGGACAACACCCTCTCGCGCATCGTCGAGATGGTCGAGGACGCCCAGTCGAACAAGACCGAACGCGAGCAGTTCGTCGAGCGGTTCTCGGCGTACTACACGCCGGTCGTCGTCGCGTTCGCCGCTCTCGTCACAGTCGCCTCGCCGTTCGTCCTCGCGACCTCGTGGTCGACCGCCGTCGTCTACGGTCTCACCCTGCTGGTGCTCGCCTGCCCCTGCGCGTTCGTCATCTCGACGCCCGTCTCCGTCGTGTCGGGCATCACCAGCGCGGCGAAGAACGGCGTGCTCGTCAAGGGCGGCAACCACCTCGAAGCGATGGGCGCGGTCGACGTCGTCGCCTTCGACAAGACCGGGACGCTCACGAAGGGCGAACTCACGGTCACCGACGTCGTCCCGCTGCACGGCAACGACGAGACGGACGTGCTCCGCTGTGCGCGCGGCCTCGAGCAGCGCAGCGAACACCCCATCGGCGAGGCCATCGTCGCCCACGCCGACGGGAAGTCGGCCGCCGGACGCGACATCGACGAGTTCGAGAGCATCACCGGCAAGGGCGTCAAGGCGGACCTCGACGGGACGCCGCACTTCGCGGGCAAACCCGGCCTGTTCGAGGAGCTGGGCTTCGACCTCTCGCACGTCCACGCGACGACCGACGGCGGCGTCGTCACCCGGACCGCACAGGCCATCTGCGAGCGCAACAACTGTCTCGACCTCTTGGAGGACACCGTGCCCGACCTGCAGGCGGAGGGCAAGACCGTCGTCCTCGTCGGGACCGAGGACGAACTTGAGGGCGTCATCGCCGTCGCCGACGAGGTCCGCCCCGAGGCGAAACGCGCCGTCGCCCGCCTGAAGGACCTCGGGGTCGAGCGCACCGTCATGCTCACCGGCGACAACGAGCGGACGGCCCGCGCGATCGCCGAGGAAGTCGGCGTCGACGACTACCGCGCGGAGCTGCTCCCCGACCAGAAGGTCGAGGCCATCGAGGGCCTCGTCGCCGAACACGACGGCGTGGCGATGGTCGGCGACGGCATCAACGACGCGCCGGCGCTGGCCACCGCGACGGTCGGCGTGGCGATGGGCGCCGCCGGGACCGACACGGCGCTCGAGACCGCCGACATCGCGCTGATGAGCGACGACCTCTCGAAACTGCCCTACCTCTACGAACTGGCCGGCGACGCCAACGGCGTCATCCGACAGAACGTCTGGGCCAGCCTCGCCGTGAAGGCGGGTCTCGCCGTCGCCGTCCCCTTCGGCTACGTCCCGATCTGGCTCGCGGTGCTCGCCGGCGACGCGGGCATGACGCTCGGCGTGACCGGGAACGCGATGCGCCTCTCGCGCCTCTCGCCGGAGGACGAGCAGGCCTCCGAGAGCGAGCGCAGCGCCTGA
- a CDS encoding WD40/YVTN/BNR-like repeat-containing protein, translating into MSEHARTDGFVPFFRQYTKTWQHAVATAALTAFGTLTFINRLFAVVAISVYLLTPAALYVLRSPSEEKAAESDRQPSDANAESAGPDRDRDAESVREGGSPIESSDTGAARGAEPSREPDASSGEPASSRESDPSQEPESPPAWATADVPCEETLHDAVVADGTAYAVGSEGSVLADDGDGWDTVLADGPGAQSNALRGVDAVEGGGVWFAGDSGAVGRLDPESGRHVDLSAPNDDTNNLADVAVAGTPGDETVLLIDGSGRVCRGRYREGETAWEEPVTPGSGSSLASVALRDASAGYACDTNQCVFETDDGGRTFARSGLDGADGTLTDVAADEEGCAVSDDSGVVHRYDGQRWTPERPDEDALWALALDETLWLASGDGGTVYERAADATDWERTPTPATAPLRGVALGRERAVAVGAEGTVVERSRPEPR; encoded by the coding sequence ATGAGTGAGCACGCTCGCACCGACGGGTTCGTCCCGTTCTTCAGGCAGTACACGAAGACGTGGCAGCACGCGGTGGCAACGGCGGCCCTGACGGCGTTCGGGACGCTGACGTTCATCAACCGCCTGTTCGCCGTCGTCGCCATCTCCGTCTATCTCCTCACGCCGGCCGCGCTCTACGTTCTGCGTTCCCCGTCGGAGGAAAAAGCGGCCGAATCGGACCGGCAGCCGAGCGACGCGAACGCGGAGTCAGCGGGGCCTGACCGCGATCGTGACGCGGAATCCGTCCGAGAAGGCGGTTCTCCGATCGAGTCGAGCGATACCGGGGCCGCGCGAGGAGCGGAGCCCTCGCGGGAGCCGGACGCGTCGTCGGGGGAACCGGCGTCGTCACGGGAGTCGGACCCGTCACAGGAGCCGGAATCCCCGCCCGCGTGGGCGACTGCGGACGTTCCCTGTGAAGAGACGCTCCACGACGCGGTCGTCGCCGACGGAACCGCCTACGCCGTCGGGTCCGAGGGGAGCGTGCTCGCCGACGACGGCGACGGCTGGGATACCGTACTGGCCGACGGCCCCGGCGCGCAGTCGAACGCGCTCCGCGGCGTCGACGCCGTCGAGGGCGGCGGCGTCTGGTTCGCCGGCGACAGCGGAGCCGTCGGTCGGCTGGACCCCGAGAGCGGCCGCCACGTCGATCTCTCCGCGCCGAACGACGACACGAACAACCTCGCGGACGTCGCCGTAGCGGGCACGCCCGGCGACGAGACGGTCCTGCTGATAGACGGCTCCGGCCGCGTCTGCCGCGGCCGGTACCGGGAGGGGGAGACGGCGTGGGAGGAGCCGGTGACGCCGGGAAGCGGCTCCAGTCTCGCCAGCGTCGCCCTCCGAGACGCGTCGGCCGGCTACGCCTGTGACACCAACCAGTGCGTCTTCGAGACGGACGACGGCGGGCGAACCTTCGCGCGGTCGGGGCTCGACGGGGCCGACGGGACGCTCACCGACGTCGCGGCGGACGAGGAGGGGTGCGCTGTCAGCGACGACAGCGGCGTCGTCCACCGCTACGACGGCCAGCGCTGGACGCCCGAGCGCCCGGACGAGGACGCGCTGTGGGCGCTCGCGCTCGACGAGACGCTGTGGCTCGCCAGCGGCGACGGCGGGACGGTGTACGAGCGGGCCGCGGACGCGACCGACTGGGAGCGGACGCCGACGCCGGCGACCGCCCCCCTCCGCGGGGTCGCGCTCGGCCGGGAGCGAGCGGTCGCCGTCGGCGCGGAGGGCACCGTCGTCGAACGTTCCCGACCGGAACCCCGCTGA
- a CDS encoding AI-2E family transporter, producing MDLSSPTLDRERLGWWALVVAVGLALLFVLHSFVGTFVLALFVYYGIRPLNRRLESVLSPGTAALVSVLVVALPALLLITAVVVMGVTQLLSAGALDGLRQAIQPYLDPASLDLIERARSALTGGLSGSPMDLLQRGAGVLSTVAGGTMHLFLAVTAAFYLLRDDARLASWFRSTVAGTGTTAHAYVTAVDDDLGTIYFGNVLLVGIVAVLAAVVYNAYNLLAPAAVAMPAPTALALLTGLASLVPVVVGKLVYVPLVAFLGVRAARADPSLLVYPAALFVVSLVLLDLLPMTFLLPKVAGQTTHTGLVLFAYILGSMLFGWYGLFLGPFLLVVGIQAVRIVLEELLEGDPVSPEVTSAETLGSDPDEAESTEDG from the coding sequence ATGGACCTCTCGTCTCCGACGCTCGACCGAGAGCGCCTCGGATGGTGGGCGCTCGTCGTCGCGGTCGGGCTGGCGCTCCTGTTCGTCCTCCACTCGTTCGTCGGGACGTTCGTGCTCGCGCTCTTCGTCTACTACGGTATCCGACCGCTGAACCGGCGGTTGGAGTCCGTCCTCTCGCCGGGAACGGCCGCGCTGGTCTCGGTGCTCGTCGTCGCGCTCCCCGCGTTGCTGCTCATCACCGCGGTCGTCGTGATGGGCGTCACGCAGCTGCTGTCGGCCGGCGCGCTCGACGGGCTCAGACAGGCGATACAGCCGTATCTCGACCCGGCTTCGCTGGACCTGATAGAGCGCGCCCGCTCGGCGCTGACCGGCGGCCTCTCCGGGTCACCGATGGACTTACTCCAGCGCGGCGCGGGCGTCCTCTCGACGGTCGCCGGCGGCACGATGCACCTGTTTCTCGCCGTGACGGCCGCGTTCTACCTCCTGCGGGACGACGCCCGCCTCGCGTCCTGGTTCCGCTCGACGGTCGCCGGGACGGGAACCACGGCGCACGCCTACGTGACCGCCGTCGACGACGACCTCGGCACCATCTACTTCGGGAACGTCCTCCTCGTCGGCATCGTCGCCGTCCTCGCCGCGGTGGTGTACAACGCCTACAACTTGCTCGCCCCCGCCGCGGTCGCGATGCCGGCGCCGACGGCGCTGGCGCTGCTCACCGGACTGGCCAGTCTCGTCCCCGTCGTCGTCGGCAAGCTCGTCTACGTCCCGCTCGTCGCCTTCCTCGGTGTCCGAGCCGCCCGGGCCGATCCGTCGCTGCTGGTCTATCCTGCGGCGCTGTTCGTCGTCTCGCTGGTTCTCCTGGACCTCCTCCCCATGACGTTCCTGCTGCCGAAGGTGGCGGGACAGACGACGCATACGGGGCTGGTCCTGTTCGCGTACATCCTCGGCTCCATGCTCTTCGGCTGGTACGGGCTGTTCCTGGGACCGTTCCTCCTCGTCGTCGGGATTCAGGCCGTCAGAATCGTCCTCGAAGAGCTCTTAGAAGGTGATCCGGTGTCGCCGGAAGTCACGTCCGCCGAGACGCTGGGGTCGGACCCGGACGAAGCGGAGTCGACCGAAGACGGCTAG
- a CDS encoding DUF4177 domain-containing protein, whose protein sequence is MSDRYRGPWEYETLRVPRGVTQKEAIDPKSELNELGREGWELTGSVDYTGGGGTKFLLFKRPAEPDAETER, encoded by the coding sequence ATGAGCGATAGGTATCGCGGCCCTTGGGAGTACGAGACGCTGCGGGTCCCCAGAGGCGTCACGCAGAAGGAGGCGATCGACCCCAAGAGCGAACTCAACGAGTTGGGACGCGAGGGATGGGAGCTCACAGGGTCTGTCGATTACACCGGCGGCGGCGGGACGAAGTTTCTCCTGTTTAAACGTCCCGCGGAGCCCGACGCCGAGACGGAGCGATGA
- a CDS encoding helix-turn-helix domain-containing protein — MSTLVSGNVPSEDLVLDHTLQTYPDLTFSVEQIVCSGDGSLMPMLWVRGSERNGIEETFEEDPTVETVTHLRELEDECLFQMDWHGNVKLVIDMLTQSEATILDVTGAGTEWNIRMLYPERSMVSKAHDFCDQHGLDFEVESVREMEGEMAGRYGLTTSQHEVLSMAESEGYFEVPRQITQAELAEKLGISHQALSESLRRATGTLVEEAL, encoded by the coding sequence ATGTCGACTCTCGTATCGGGGAACGTCCCCTCGGAAGACTTAGTGCTCGATCACACGCTACAAACGTACCCGGACCTGACGTTCTCGGTCGAGCAGATCGTCTGCTCGGGGGACGGGTCGCTCATGCCGATGCTGTGGGTCCGCGGAAGCGAACGCAACGGCATCGAGGAGACGTTCGAGGAGGACCCCACGGTCGAGACGGTCACACACCTGCGCGAGCTCGAAGACGAGTGTCTCTTCCAGATGGACTGGCACGGAAACGTCAAGCTCGTCATCGACATGCTGACTCAGTCGGAGGCGACGATTCTGGACGTGACGGGCGCGGGCACGGAGTGGAACATCCGGATGCTCTACCCCGAGCGCTCGATGGTCTCGAAGGCCCACGACTTCTGTGACCAGCACGGGCTCGACTTCGAGGTCGAGAGCGTCCGAGAGATGGAGGGCGAGATGGCCGGGCGCTACGGCCTGACGACCTCACAGCACGAGGTGCTGTCGATGGCTGAATCGGAGGGATACTTCGAGGTCCCGCGACAGATCACGCAGGCCGAACTGGCCGAGAAGCTCGGTATCTCCCACCAGGCGCTCTCGGAGAGCCTCCGTCGAGCCACCGGCACGCTCGTCGAAGAGGCGCTGTAA
- a CDS encoding helix-turn-helix domain-containing protein: MATIVIGSVPAEEFALKHTLDELPDVKFECERIIKSGEDAVMPLMWARNVDKEELEAAFEDDPSVDNVRLLADFEDEYLYRMDWIDQVELLLGMLTNSEATILDAYGKKEEWRLRVMFPTRDKFSATYEFCNEHGLTYDVESIRDMDGEPAGRFGLTEGQYQALVLAAQEGYYNVPQEKTLEELANELDISHQALSERLRRGTESLIEDTLLVGTDPDLM; the protein is encoded by the coding sequence ATGGCTACGATCGTCATCGGCTCAGTGCCCGCGGAAGAGTTCGCGCTGAAGCACACGCTCGACGAGCTCCCGGACGTAAAATTCGAGTGCGAGCGCATCATCAAGAGCGGCGAGGACGCCGTCATGCCCCTGATGTGGGCGCGAAACGTCGATAAGGAGGAGCTCGAGGCGGCGTTCGAGGACGACCCGAGCGTCGACAACGTCCGGCTGCTCGCCGATTTCGAGGACGAGTACCTCTACCGGATGGACTGGATCGATCAGGTCGAACTCCTGCTCGGGATGCTCACGAACTCCGAGGCCACCATCCTCGACGCCTACGGGAAGAAAGAGGAGTGGCGACTCCGCGTGATGTTCCCGACCCGCGATAAGTTCTCGGCCACCTACGAGTTCTGTAACGAACACGGGCTCACCTACGACGTCGAGTCGATCCGGGACATGGACGGCGAGCCCGCCGGCCGCTTCGGGCTCACCGAGGGCCAGTACCAGGCGCTCGTCCTCGCCGCGCAGGAGGGGTACTACAACGTCCCCCAGGAGAAGACGCTCGAAGAGCTCGCCAACGAACTCGACATCTCACATCAGGCCCTCTCCGAGCGGCTCCGTCGAGGGACCGAATCGCTCATCGAGGATACGCTCCTAGTCGGGACGGACCCCGACCTGATGTGA